The genomic stretch CGAGTTGGGATGGCGGCCGAACCTGTTGGTGCAGGGTCTGCAGACGGGGAAGACGAACACCATCGGTGTTTTTGCCGCGCCGTTCGACGTGTACTGGACGGGCGTGCTCTATGGCATCCACGACAAGCTGCTCGCGGCCAAGCGGGTTCCGATCGTGCTCTGGCCCAACGCGTTGGTCCACCCGACCGTCAACCGCCAAGCGGACGAGTCAACGGCCGGTTCGTCCATTCGCATCGGCCATTCGAGCATCAGTACCGGAGCCGGTACCGCCGATCGGCTCGAACATGAACGGCTCGTCCGCCTGATCGACCGGCGGGTCGATGCGATCATCACCTGGCCATTGTTCGACCAGCAGGCCATCGACTGCATGACGCAGATCGGCGAGCGCGGTTGGCCCATCGTGAGCATCGACGACCAGTTGCCGGGCGTGTCCAACGCGACCATGGTCACCACGGACGAGTCGGCCGCGATGCGATTGGCCGTGGATCACTTGACCGAGCAGGGCCATCGACGGATCGCGTTCGCCGGGCTTGACCGGTTGCAGGCGTGGTGCGTGCGACGGGAAGCGGCCTTCAAGGCGTGCGTCCCGGACGGATTGGTCTGTCACGTCGAAACC from Planctomycetota bacterium encodes the following:
- a CDS encoding LacI family DNA-binding transcriptional regulator gives rise to the protein MKQRAPRLKDIAEEANVSLAAVSRILRGVKINEFSEETQKRVHKIAVELGWRPNLLVQGLQTGKTNTIGVFAAPFDVYWTGVLYGIHDKLLAAKRVPIVLWPNALVHPTVNRQADESTAGSSIRIGHSSISTGAGTADRLEHERLVRLIDRRVDAIITWPLFDQQAIDCMTQIGERGWPIVSIDDQLPGVSNATMVTTDESAAMRLAVDHLTEQGHRRIAFAGLDRLQAWCVRREAAFKACVPDGLVCHVETVGSAERPRIVELLRDNPDVTAVIASSDHLALQIIEAGRSLGRAVPADLAVIGYGNEVFDTSLLPLTSIDQQAYQIGQLAAKCALDFDVTAGSVVEVTPTLVARASTVSA